A genomic window from Gloeocapsopsis sp. IPPAS B-1203 includes:
- a CDS encoding DUF393 domain-containing protein, which yields MSASNIQSRELTANQQVSDSTSWKIKLLYDGECPLCLREVNFLRKQDASRGLVAFVDIADENYTPEAHGGVDFETAMGRIHAVMPDGKVIQNVEVFRRVYETLGMGWVYAITKLPVIGAFADMLYGIWADWRLRLTGRPDLAAIVAERQKQLECKTQGRCQIK from the coding sequence ATGTCTGCATCAAACATCCAGTCACGCGAATTGACAGCAAATCAACAGGTATCTGATTCAACATCTTGGAAGATTAAGTTACTGTATGATGGCGAGTGCCCGTTGTGTTTGCGCGAAGTCAACTTTTTGAGGAAACAAGATGCTAGTCGCGGGCTTGTAGCATTTGTAGATATTGCCGATGAAAATTATACCCCTGAAGCACATGGCGGCGTAGATTTTGAAACTGCGATGGGGCGGATTCATGCAGTCATGCCTGATGGTAAAGTTATCCAGAATGTAGAAGTTTTTCGCCGAGTTTACGAAACTTTAGGGATGGGATGGGTTTACGCTATCACCAAGCTACCCGTCATTGGTGCTTTTGCCGATATGCTCTATGGCATTTGGGCTGACTGGCGGTTGCGACTTACTGGAAGACCAGACTTAGCAGCAATTGTTGCCGAGCGCCAAAAGCAGTTAGAATGCAAAACACAAGGGCGCTGCCAAATTAAATGA
- a CDS encoding DUF938 domain-containing protein codes for MNYFDARQYAPATLRNREPILKVLLEVLPPTGTVLEVSSGTGEHAVFFAPRIHPREWLPSDPNPVARASIMAWSKHAPAENLYPVIALDACDPVWTVEQQSREIVAIVNINMIHIAPWSACLGLLAGAKRILSSGGILYLYGPFKQGNQHTAESNATFDASLRAQNPAWGVRNLEDVVEVAKTEHFSLIKTVAMPANNLSVIFQKTNESCDRSE; via the coding sequence ATGAATTATTTTGATGCCCGACAATACGCGCCTGCAACTCTTCGCAATCGAGAACCAATTCTCAAAGTTCTACTCGAAGTTTTGCCACCAACAGGCACAGTCTTAGAAGTCTCTAGTGGAACTGGAGAACATGCTGTCTTTTTTGCCCCGCGAATTCATCCTCGTGAGTGGTTGCCGTCCGACCCTAATCCAGTAGCACGAGCTAGTATCATGGCATGGAGCAAACATGCTCCTGCCGAAAATTTATATCCAGTGATCGCTCTCGATGCTTGCGATCCAGTTTGGACGGTTGAACAACAATCACGAGAAATTGTTGCGATCGTCAACATTAACATGATCCACATTGCGCCTTGGTCGGCTTGCTTAGGATTACTTGCAGGTGCAAAGCGAATTCTTTCCTCTGGTGGTATTTTGTATCTCTACGGACCTTTTAAACAAGGTAATCAGCATACGGCAGAGAGTAATGCTACATTTGATGCCAGTTTACGCGCCCAAAATCCAGCGTGGGGAGTGCGGAATTTAGAGGACGTTGTAGAAGTAGCCAAGACTGAACATTTTTCCCTCATTAAAACTGTTGCCATGCCAGCAAATAATCTTTCGGTAATTTTTCAAAAGACGAATGAAAGTTGCGATCGCTCTGAGTGA
- a CDS encoding cation:proton antiporter subunit C: MLEACILATILCGFFGIIFKKNIMMKIISMDVMSTGVIAYYVLIASRDGLFTPILANTQKGAYADPVPQAVILTAIVIGFSIQALMLVGVLKLAQDNPTLESNEIEKNNMP; the protein is encoded by the coding sequence GTGTTAGAAGCATGTATACTCGCAACAATATTATGTGGATTTTTCGGCATTATTTTTAAAAAGAACATAATGATGAAGATCATCTCAATGGATGTTATGAGTACAGGAGTCATTGCCTATTATGTGCTGATTGCATCGCGAGATGGCTTATTTACACCTATTTTGGCAAATACTCAAAAAGGTGCTTACGCCGATCCAGTTCCTCAGGCAGTGATATTAACAGCGATCGTCATTGGTTTTTCGATTCAAGCTTTAATGCTAGTTGGAGTACTGAAATTGGCACAAGATAACCCGACTTTGGAAAGCAACGAGATCGAGAAGAACAATATGCCATGA
- a CDS encoding cation:proton antiporter, translating into MNTLTIAWIALSLFMGFVIYLLPKVDRYLALSVAGVSLAYALQVFVQQSPLTLQLLDNFGVTLVVDQLSGYFILTNALVTAAVIIYCWHDKTAFFYMQTIILHGSLNAVFICADFMSLYVALEVIGIAAFLLIAYPRTERSIWVALRYLFVSNTAMLFYLVGAILVYKANHSFAFAGLSEAPTEAVALIVLGLLTKGGVFISGLWLPLTHSESETPVSALLSGIVVKAGVFPLLRCALLVDDVYAIARIFGVAAALFGVFYAILEKDTKRTLALSTLSQLGWILASPEAGGLYALAHGTAKSTLFLIAGNLPSRNFQELQQHRAINPVLWIALTIAGLSISGFPLFVGFGAKILTLSYLPNAYATAMNIGAVGTAIVYAKFIFLPRGGQEKIRFGLVLGISLTISALLLANIAYYQAYTIANIAKVLAIIAIGWMAYLLILRRAELKLPRMLEQFEHLIGGMSLMLILLFWMVFA; encoded by the coding sequence ATGAATACTCTGACAATTGCCTGGATTGCTTTATCACTGTTTATGGGGTTCGTCATTTATTTGCTCCCCAAAGTTGACCGATATCTTGCACTGAGTGTAGCTGGAGTTTCGCTGGCATATGCGTTGCAAGTATTTGTACAACAGTCGCCTTTGACGCTGCAATTGCTAGATAATTTCGGCGTTACATTAGTCGTCGATCAGTTGAGTGGCTACTTCATATTAACCAATGCATTAGTAACAGCGGCAGTCATTATCTACTGTTGGCATGATAAAACGGCTTTTTTTTATATGCAGACTATTATTCTGCATGGTAGTTTGAATGCCGTATTTATTTGTGCAGATTTCATGAGCCTTTATGTGGCATTAGAGGTGATTGGAATTGCTGCATTTCTTTTGATTGCCTATCCGCGAACGGAACGCTCAATCTGGGTTGCTTTACGTTATCTATTCGTCAGCAACACGGCAATGCTGTTTTATTTAGTAGGCGCAATCTTAGTTTACAAGGCAAATCACTCTTTTGCTTTTGCTGGTTTAAGTGAGGCACCAACTGAAGCAGTTGCCTTGATTGTTTTAGGATTATTAACAAAAGGAGGAGTCTTTATCTCAGGTTTGTGGCTGCCGTTGACTCATTCAGAATCAGAAACACCAGTATCGGCACTATTGTCAGGAATTGTCGTCAAAGCGGGAGTATTTCCTCTCTTACGTTGTGCGCTGCTTGTTGATGATGTATATGCGATCGCCCGAATTTTTGGAGTTGCCGCAGCATTGTTTGGTGTATTCTATGCAATTTTAGAAAAAGATACTAAGCGCACGCTGGCATTAAGTACACTTTCACAGTTGGGCTGGATTCTCGCTTCACCAGAAGCAGGAGGCTTGTATGCGCTGGCACATGGCACAGCAAAATCAACGCTATTTTTGATTGCGGGGAATTTGCCAAGTCGCAACTTCCAAGAACTACAACAACATCGAGCAATTAATCCTGTGTTGTGGATTGCTTTAACTATAGCTGGTCTTTCAATCTCAGGTTTTCCTTTATTTGTTGGTTTTGGCGCAAAGATATTAACACTGAGTTATTTGCCTAATGCTTATGCAACCGCCATGAACATTGGAGCCGTAGGAACAGCGATTGTGTATGCCAAATTCATCTTTCTCCCGCGTGGAGGGCAAGAAAAAATTCGCTTTGGTTTAGTGCTAGGGATAAGTTTGACGATTAGTGCTTTGCTCTTAGCAAACATTGCTTACTACCAAGCTTATACCATTGCAAATATTGCCAAAGTACTTGCCATTATTGCCATTGGCTGGATGGCGTATCTCTTAATTTTACGTCGCGCAGAGCTTAAACTACCGCGTATGCTTGAGCAATTTGAGCATCTCATTGGTGGTATGAGTCTGATGTTGATATTGCTGTTTTGGATGGTATTTGCATGA
- a CDS encoding Na+/H+ antiporter subunit E: MTGYLNLILRLVIWFLLTANFSAVNIIIGVSVALLLPHKHRSRTALKDWLRALGEIVVAIPQAYIEAFEIILRPHTQEEVTMERVPPQRTPGLIFLDIFLITFTPKTIVLKYHEHGWYEVHRVRRRKA; encoded by the coding sequence ATGACTGGATATCTCAATTTGATATTGCGACTCGTTATCTGGTTTCTCCTCACTGCTAACTTTAGTGCGGTTAATATCATCATTGGTGTGAGTGTGGCATTGCTTTTACCCCACAAACATAGATCTCGTACGGCATTAAAAGATTGGTTACGGGCATTAGGTGAGATTGTTGTAGCGATTCCACAGGCATATATTGAAGCTTTTGAAATCATCCTCCGTCCGCATACTCAAGAGGAAGTCACCATGGAACGAGTGCCACCGCAACGGACACCTGGACTCATCTTTCTTGATATATTCTTGATCACTTTTACCCCCAAAACAATTGTTTTGAAATATCACGAACACGGCTGGTACGAAGTCCACCGAGTGCGACGGAGGAAAGCATGA
- a CDS encoding monovalent cation/H(+) antiporter subunit G has product MLNVLSYTCIGLGIVFWFWGTSHLLGDRSILFKLHSLSVADTLGSMSIIIGLLIKIPSEWPLLILAIISLAIWNTVLGYVLAYCSSSGDNYERE; this is encoded by the coding sequence ATGCTTAACGTATTAAGTTATACCTGTATAGGTTTAGGAATAGTTTTTTGGTTTTGGGGAACCTCGCATTTACTTGGCGATCGCTCAATTTTATTTAAACTACATAGTCTTTCAGTTGCAGATACTCTGGGATCGATGAGTATCATCATCGGACTACTTATAAAAATACCTAGTGAATGGCCTTTGTTGATTCTCGCGATTATCTCTTTAGCAATTTGGAACACTGTGCTGGGATATGTCTTAGCCTACTGCTCTAGTAGTGGAGATAACTATGAACGAGAATGA
- a CDS encoding DUF4040 domain-containing protein produces the protein MNENDISVYVITALLPLTAFMLIFQVNPYHALVMRGILGAIAALVYAVLGAADVALTEALVGTMLAITLYAVAVRSSLVMRLGILKDLSTQGERQFEQLLDDLRTILGKRHMRLEVFPYTDMQSLDQALIEKEVHAVCSQRSQPQSDFEQDYATCENDKLSFHTAVRVQRLYEIMQAELASPGNILTYVKPSDSKEEHS, from the coding sequence ATGAACGAGAATGATATCTCTGTTTATGTTATTACAGCACTGCTGCCATTGACTGCATTTATGTTGATATTTCAGGTTAATCCCTACCATGCCTTAGTTATGCGTGGCATTTTGGGAGCAATAGCAGCATTAGTGTATGCGGTTTTGGGAGCTGCAGATGTGGCTTTAACTGAAGCATTGGTAGGTACAATGCTGGCAATTACACTTTATGCAGTTGCAGTACGTTCATCACTCGTAATGCGGCTTGGTATCCTTAAAGATTTGAGTACACAGGGCGAACGCCAATTTGAACAACTATTAGACGATTTACGCACCATCTTGGGCAAACGTCATATGCGACTTGAGGTATTTCCCTACACAGATATGCAGTCATTAGATCAAGCACTGATTGAGAAAGAAGTACACGCAGTATGCAGCCAGCGATCGCAACCACAGTCTGACTTTGAACAAGACTATGCAACCTGTGAAAATGACAAACTATCCTTTCATACTGCCGTCAGGGTGCAACGCCTCTACGAAATTATGCAAGCAGAACTTGCATCGCCAGGCAATATTCTTACCTATGTCAAGCCATCAGACTCAAAGGAGGAGCATTCATGA
- a CDS encoding Na(+)/H(+) antiporter subunit B encodes MKWVYIAAGIALFIKMLLIPNPALNLSDNSIVELVVRDSGVPNAVSGIIFRNRLYDTIFEVVVFTISILGAYFLLANEKPSTKIYQFTDQPSIVLARLGATIAALVSIELAIRGHLSPGGGFAAGVAGGTAIGLVAITSPSEWMQALYKRWHFATWEKVSILIFIGLAVITLSGLELPHGELGALVSGGVIPILNILVAAKVALGSWAVILLFIRYRGLL; translated from the coding sequence ATGAAATGGGTCTATATTGCGGCGGGAATTGCACTATTTATCAAAATGCTGCTGATACCCAATCCAGCACTCAATTTATCAGATAATTCAATTGTAGAATTGGTTGTTCGAGATAGTGGTGTACCCAATGCAGTGTCGGGTATTATCTTCCGAAATCGCTTGTATGACACAATTTTTGAGGTTGTAGTATTTACAATTTCCATCTTGGGCGCTTATTTTCTACTGGCTAATGAAAAGCCATCGACCAAAATTTATCAGTTTACCGATCAACCATCGATTGTGTTAGCACGTTTAGGTGCAACCATTGCTGCATTGGTCAGTATTGAACTTGCAATTCGGGGGCATTTAAGCCCTGGTGGTGGTTTTGCCGCTGGAGTAGCAGGTGGAACAGCGATCGGTTTAGTTGCGATTACCTCGCCATCAGAGTGGATGCAGGCACTCTACAAGCGCTGGCACTTCGCTACATGGGAAAAAGTTTCGATTTTGATTTTTATTGGGCTAGCAGTCATTACTTTGTCTGGTCTAGAATTACCACACGGAGAATTAGGCGCACTTGTGAGCGGAGGAGTTATTCCTATTCTCAACATTTTAGTTGCCGCGAAAGTTGCCTTAGGTTCGTGGGCTGTGATTTTGCTATTTATTCGTTATCGTGGGTTGTTGTAA
- a CDS encoding alpha/beta hydrolase gives MNQPTEHPQLIIKRYNQNGTTFAHCLICSTVPNNAESQYREDLFSDYSYSLNALAQLKETLKKFIESKWENSGQNILEKISIILDIHGYNVSLENFEKNTYEPLERKFQVDTSGKYFDNFVIFINFSWPSESVLKSQWIDWFRAMPLMLQLLLIGAVALIFLFRATLLYSLGLILGGLVLCLVALRLVVYFRDRDRAANHGVFDAVELVRWLHVILQEILQEKALHSPEAAEHLKSDPEFFGVVNLSFIAHSMGCFVTTQMIRILSDIFDPSAIMRWKTTDGPFGGTDTKRPLTAEEIVELSKIGHFFTLKSLILASPDIPIWAITTGHSNFLKSCLPRFKEAYLFTNDADMVLRLASTVANYFVFPSASRIGGYRLGNLTLTKNRSYGMINVGDKALGVRAFTRNINLTEKPFYSTSDVYQYLTVVDCTDYQDKLVTNSELQGRRLSVLTANNSITNLLNYIATSICHFLGIGQIDSHGGYFRGKFCLDLIYLLALSGKAKLPPNLNMELKKHQIAWIETCNNQTTHVTKT, from the coding sequence ATGAATCAACCAACAGAACATCCTCAGCTAATTATTAAGCGCTACAACCAAAATGGTACAACATTTGCTCATTGTTTAATTTGTAGTACAGTCCCTAATAATGCCGAGAGCCAATATCGTGAAGATCTGTTCTCAGATTATTCTTATTCTCTAAATGCTCTAGCTCAACTTAAAGAAACTCTAAAAAAGTTTATTGAATCCAAATGGGAGAACTCGGGACAAAATATCCTCGAAAAAATCAGTATTATTTTAGATATTCATGGATATAACGTTTCACTTGAAAATTTTGAAAAGAATACTTACGAGCCTTTAGAACGCAAGTTTCAAGTAGATACTTCTGGCAAATATTTTGATAATTTTGTAATTTTTATTAACTTCTCTTGGCCATCAGAATCAGTTCTTAAGTCTCAATGGATTGATTGGTTTCGAGCAATGCCACTAATGCTACAGCTACTTCTTATTGGGGCAGTCGCCTTAATATTTTTGTTTAGAGCAACTCTACTGTATTCATTAGGTTTGATTTTAGGAGGTTTAGTGTTGTGTTTAGTTGCTCTACGCCTAGTTGTCTATTTTCGAGATCGCGATCGCGCTGCCAATCATGGTGTTTTTGATGCCGTTGAGTTAGTACGTTGGTTACATGTGATATTACAAGAGATTCTTCAGGAAAAGGCACTTCATTCTCCTGAAGCAGCGGAACACTTAAAGTCAGATCCTGAGTTTTTTGGAGTTGTCAATCTCAGCTTTATTGCACATAGTATGGGTTGCTTTGTGACAACTCAGATGATTCGCATTCTCTCCGATATTTTTGATCCGTCCGCAATTATGCGGTGGAAGACGACTGATGGTCCTTTTGGCGGTACAGATACTAAAAGACCTTTAACTGCTGAGGAAATCGTAGAACTCAGCAAGATTGGACATTTCTTTACTTTGAAGTCGCTGATTCTGGCATCGCCAGATATTCCCATTTGGGCAATTACTACAGGTCACTCCAACTTTCTAAAAAGTTGCTTGCCGCGCTTTAAGGAAGCTTACCTGTTTACTAATGATGCAGACATGGTGCTACGTCTGGCTTCAACTGTGGCGAACTACTTCGTTTTTCCCTCGGCTTCTCGGATTGGTGGCTATCGACTTGGGAATCTTACACTCACTAAAAACCGCTCTTATGGCATGATAAATGTTGGCGATAAAGCTCTTGGTGTGCGTGCATTCACCCGTAATATTAATCTGACAGAGAAGCCTTTCTATTCTACAAGTGATGTATACCAGTATCTTACAGTCGTTGATTGTACTGATTATCAAGATAAGTTAGTTACTAATTCAGAGTTACAGGGACGGCGCTTAAGTGTACTGACAGCAAATAATTCCATCACAAATTTACTCAATTATATAGCAACCTCTATCTGTCATTTTCTAGGAATTGGTCAAATTGACTCTCATGGTGGCTACTTTCGTGGAAAGTTTTGCCTAGACCTTATTTACTTACTAGCGCTTTCTGGCAAAGCAAAATTACCACCAAACTTAAATATGGAACTCAAAAAGCATCAGATAGCCTGGATTGAGACTTGTAATAATCAAACCACTCATGTTACTAAGACATAA